A stretch of Plutella xylostella chromosome 10, ilPluXylo3.1, whole genome shotgun sequence DNA encodes these proteins:
- the LOC125489057 gene encoding uncharacterized protein LOC125489057 produces the protein MLLLNLMRMNGLTPKQPSKVPKRNWASSISDTHDRRLSPRLTPPDSGYCSQGQGCSLASPGQTLASPSPALASPSQALALPQRARPRGRNSRVPAPHSPGQVNRSRNDARALQAFGVTPPGTPERAPPSPGAPLHDYWPSVSSISDNDDTMLDYNDTLFDMLLNSLSIDGGREEPPRAATPPGQPWSPAPKEPQD, from the exons ATGTTGCTGTTGAACCTGATGCGGATGAACGGGCTGACGCCTAAGCAGCCGAGTAAAG TGCCAAAACGCAACTGGGCATCAAGCATAAGCGACACGCACGACCGGCGACTCAGCCCGCGGCTGACGCCGCCAGACTCTGGCTACTGCAGCCAGGGCCAGGGCTGCAGCCTGGCCAGCCCGGGCCAGACTCTGGCTAGCCCTAGCCCAGCTCTGGCCAGCCCAAGCCAAGCTCTGGCGTTGCCGCAGCGCGCGCGGCCAAGGGGAAGGAATAGCAGAGTGCCGGCGCCGCACTCGCCCGGACAAGTTAATAGGAGTAGGAATGATGCGCGGGCGTTGCAAG CATTCGGAGTAACGCCCCCCGGCACGCcggagcgcgcgccgccgtcGCCCGGAGCCCCTTTACATGACTACTGGCCGTCCGTCTCCTCTATCAGTGATAATGACGACACCATGCTGGATTATAAT GACACCCTCTTCGACATGCTGCTCAACAGCCTGTCCATAGACGGGGGGCGGGAGGagcccccccgcgccgccaccCCCCCCGGCCAGCCCTGGAGCCCCGCGCCCAAGGAGCCCCAGGACTGA